The following proteins come from a genomic window of Sorghum bicolor cultivar BTx623 chromosome 3, Sorghum_bicolor_NCBIv3, whole genome shotgun sequence:
- the LOC8070446 gene encoding putative E3 ubiquitin-protein ligase SINA-like 6, translating into MKRNAKKATEKDGAKAPPARQSPRKRPCTDKKGEVREEEDRHVWLDSDAKSLDCGICFMPFEAEVFMCINGHAACAECCVRINKKCWCCGEAIGRVRCRPVENMLAEMNTLCKFSNYGCAEIIKFVQKRAHEESCRHAPYGCPVDGCSYRGMNMGLYAGAGALPVPGLPRPAPGRERRRQVQDGGARLRWRRRALAAGDGVVHPRARGLRGQQVPLRAGCVLGAFR; encoded by the exons ATGAAGAGGAACGCTAAGAAGGCCACGGAGAAAGATGGCGCAAaggcgccgccggcgaggcaGTCACCAAGAAAAAGGCCATGTACAGACAAGAAGGGTGAGGTCCGTGAGGAGGAAGACAGACATGTATGGCTGGATTCGGACGCCAAGTCGTTAGACTGCGGCATCTGTTTTATGCCTTTTGAGGCTGAAGTGTTCATG TGTATCAATGGACATGCCGCGTGCGCAGAATGTTGCGTGCGCATAAACAAGAAGTGCTGGTGCTGTGGGGAGGCAATCGGCCGCGTCCGGTGCCGCCCGGTGGAGAACATGCTCGCCGAGATGAACACGCTTTGCAAGTTCAGCAACTACGGCTGTGCGGAGATCATCAAGTTCGTCCAGAAGCGGGCGCACGAGGAGTCCTGCCGCCACGCGCCGTACGGATGCCCCGTCGACGGCTGCAGCTACCGCGGCATGAACATGGGTCTGTACGCTGGCGCCGGGGCGCTCCCTGTACCTGGTCTGCCTCGGCCCGCGCCCGGAAGGGAACGTCGACGTCAGGTACAAGATGGAGGTGCGCGGCTCCGATGGAGAAGGCGCGCTCTCGCTGCTGGGGACGGCGTCGTGCATCCGCGAGCTCGAGGGCTTCGAGGCCAACAAGTTCCTCTTCGTGCCGGATGCGTACTGGGGGCCTTCCGCTAG